From the Gossypium hirsutum isolate 1008001.06 chromosome A02, Gossypium_hirsutum_v2.1, whole genome shotgun sequence genome, the window CATGTCTCACCGGTGATTGTGGCTCCGGGAAGCTTGAATGTTCTGGGAATGGGGCTGCTCCGCCTGCCACTTTGGCTGAATTTACTTTGGACGGTGCTGGTGGGCTTGATTTCTTTGATGTGAGTTTGGTGGACGGTTACAACATTCCTATGTTAGTGGTTCCTCAGGGTGGCAAAGGTCAAAATTGTAGCAGCACCGGCTGCGTTGAGGATCTCAATGGCTTGTGTCCTTCGGAGCTTAGGATAATGAGCAGTAACGGCAGGGGTGGCATCGCATGCAAGAGTGCTTGCGAGGCCTTCCGCCAGCCTCAGTACTGTTGCAGCGGCGCGTATGCCACACCCGCTACTTGCAAGCCTTCTTACTACTCCCAAGTCTTTAAGAGAGCTTGCCCACGCGCCTACAGCTATGCCTATGATGATAAAACCTGCACCTTCACATGTGCCAATGCTGCCGATTACTCCATTACTTTCTGTCCTTCACCTAACACCaggtaaattttcttttattacagAATGATAAcattttctttattcttctttttctttttacaataTTTAATCATGTCATCTGCTTGCTAATATAAACTcgcaaaattaaaaacaattaaatatattattatttaaaaatgaagCGAAAATTTTCGGCAAAAATATTCTTAGGTTTCTCCAAATTTGAGTAAATTTATCTCTcacaaaaaaaatctcaaaaaattaaattaatttaatctttattaatttaaaaaatgagtaaataaagacaacaagttaatttatttttttaaatatacataattttaattgatttgataaatttaattttatttacataatttttttatttggcttcaatttaaaaaatttaacaaatttaacctcaatatttatatttaaataattattataagattaatttataaaattaggatcaaatttaaaagaatgtataaattttaaaaattaaatttattataataattaaaattatgtataattgataaaaatattaatattttaattagttgaattaaattatttaatttttttaagaggaattaatttatttaattttaaaattaaaagagtctggagtggtgttttttttttaattttaaatagtgCCTTTTGTCCCGAAAAGAACGTTGGCGTGAAGGGTCTGTCAGCTCAGCCCAATTTTTCACGTGGCTCGGCGACAAACAACAATAATTTGCACATCTGACCGTTGAGGGTAGAGTCAAGACACAAAAGACTCAAACCCAACTGAAGATAGGCTGGGGGTATAAGGGTCCTTTTAGGCGTTCTGACATATTTAAATGAATAGCTGTCTAATTAATGGTCCTTGGAAGATGAAAACTGGGCTCCAGGGGATCTGAATTTAGCGCATCGATCTCTCGTGGAACCGGATCCCGTCCCGCAAATTGAGCCAAATTCTCTGACACACTGAACTCTGAAGTTCTATAATTGGCATCGTTGCTAACGGGAAGTAGGAGATACTCATAAACTACATGCTTCCAATCCCAACACATTTAACGTAAAAATATGGTAGAACTAGTtttggattatattttattttttatttaaaaattgattaaattaatatttatactttatattaaatattaaattattttttaaaacatttttatctatttttattattagaatgTGACACATCACCTaaatatttagttattttattaataatattaatttttaatagtagaaataaattaaatttttaattaaaaagattaatttaatttttaatatttaatttatcgatttatttaaataaaagagTCAAAATATTTTGAATCTTAATGCGGAAACCTCCACTTACTTTCACCACACATTACCATTGTTGTCAACATAATTAATTATCCAGAGTTCTTTTAACGGTTGGTAATTTGCAGCCAGAAGTCATCGCAAGAGGCGACAACGCCAGGGCAGAACACAGAAACAACAACAACGGCGATGCCAACGTCACCTCTTGTCGACAACACAATCATGTACGAAGGGTTCTTAGATGAAAGTGAGGCATCACCATTCAGGGTCACCACCTACATATTCGGAATCATCACGGTGGCAATTTGGTGGTGGTGCCAAATCTTCTAATTTATTCCATATACATAGTCGTAAGAAATTTTACTAAATCCCCTATCTAACTTTGGTCCATAGCTGAGGTGTGGGATGTGCTGGGTCTCATGGTGACATGGAATCCAGTCATGACAGAGAAAGCTCACCTGgcaattgaattgtattgaagcCCCCCCTTCATAATATTTGCAACTGCAACATGCAAGTGTTGGTGGGGATGAAGGGCCTAATGCACCATATTCTGGCTTTTAGGTTTATGGaatatttttcttagttttctgTTTAACTTTTATATTATAGGAAGGATAGTATTCATTTTATTGCTGGTTGTCAGGAATCTATCaataattaatcattttttattacGCCAGTTTTTGTCTTAATGTTCCACCTCAAAATcataatcatatttgattttttatttatttataattacaagaaatttttaccaatttataaTTTATGGATAAAGTTATACTAAATAAATGTATGAagcaataattatatataattttaaattttaaaaaagttatcaatataaactataaaaataaattttacttttaagagaaaaaaatattattaaacttACGCTTAGAATGtttttgtataatatttttttttctaatatcaTGCgtaattcattgagttgaaatttgaatgtttaatCATTCATCAATTAATGATTAGATGGATTAAAATCCTATCCCCATCCCTTTTCCTACAATATGTACTGATTAGAAAAGAAGAAGCAAGGATTAtttattagaaaataattaaaaatattatagtgacatattaaataataatattgtaataaataatgaaaaatataaattattataacacaataattataaatgtcatcattaaaaatttgaaaattgcttaagttattaataagaataaattttttatacatttagaaaacaatttttagacgttaatttatatcaaaatttcaatttagctCACAAGTGTATATCATTAAagtatatgtttttaaaattacaaaccttttaaaataaaaaaagtgttaATTCAGTTTTTCGGTAATTAGCAATTAATAAAGCAAATATTGATAGCAAATTTCATAATTAAAGACTAATTTTGCGGGATGCTAGGCAGTGGGATTTTCAAAGGGAATTGGAACGTGTTGTGTGCTACAAACAGAGCTATGGGGAGCGTTTATTGGACTGCGGCTTGCCTGGGATTTTGGTTTTTTAAGAGCAGTATTGGAAGTATTAAACACCCCAAAAATATTTACTCTATCTTGATAAATGGAGAAATTTAGTAGAATTTTGATATGAATTTTTTTCCAgcatttcatacaaatttcttgtAGAACCTTcatcccaaaaccattatttaaTTTCTCCCTTCATCATCTCCATCTTCTAAAAGGCCTGAGTTTGAGCACTTATATGAGAAAGTGAGTTAGAGAGTTGAACAGATaaaattaaggtatgagttttatAGTTTCCATCATCTACATgcttaatgtttatttttaagtATTGAGATTTTGAACCATATTAATGGCTATTTACTGATTATGTGTTAATGAGTATTTATCgtttatgaaagaaattgaagaaggAAAGGAGAATGCTaacaaaggaaaggaaaagttagtcgattaagcttgatttaacctTCTCCAACTCTTTTGATTACTTTTTATGTGGTAAGATATATTGAAAGCCAATTAAAACTCCTATTTGAAATTAATATTgcttttaattgaattgaatacatATTATACTATATTAATGTTTTATGATCTTGAAAATGTTGTTGATGGCAAAAACATAACTTTATAAATGATTTTCTAGTTAAGTCTGGAGATGTTAATGGGAGTTGAATCTTGATTTGATGATTTAATATTATGAATGAAATTGTGACTTCGTATTGTAGTCATTTTTGCCTAGGATATTGTTCTAAACTTGTAAACTTGATTCATGATGCTAATATTGACATtatggaaattctaaaataaggccTTAATAGCTTAGTTAAATggttaggatacaattggcatgccaataggggaCTCCTATTTTCGTACTTCGATGCTTCTGTTTCTAGCACTTCAATGCAATCTTGATTTGGTCTTCAGACACCTGTGCTTCAGCGCTCCTGTTATTATAGTTTCAGATAATTAGTCTCAAGTATCCTATCTTTATTTTCAAGGCATACTAAAGGTTGAAGTTAACTAACTCTGATTTATGAGAATA encodes:
- the LOC121208538 gene encoding thaumatin-like protein 1 isoform X2, whose amino-acid sequence is MNSVFPNPIPQIEEISICWVLAIHHTFHFFFPTFMSQPTLIAAICVLTLSHVVQATTFTIVNKCDYVVWPGILSNAGVPTLATTGFTLQRGETKTITAPTSWGGRFWGRTHCSQDSDGKFSCLTGDCGSGKLECSGNGAAPPATLAEFTLDGAGGLDFFDVSLVDGYNIPMLVVPQGGKGQNCSSTGCVEDLNGLCPSELRIMSSNGRGGIACKSACEAFRQPQYCCSGAYATPATCKPSYYSQVFKRACPRAYSYAYDDKTCTFTCANAADYSITFCPSPNTSQKSSQEATTPGQNTETTTTAMPTSPLVDNTII
- the LOC121208538 gene encoding thaumatin-like protein 1 isoform X1, producing MNSVFPNPIPQIEEISICWVLAIHHTFHFFFPTFMSQPTLIAAICVLTLSHVVQATTFTIVNKCDYVVWPGILSNAGVPTLATTGFTLQRGETKTITAPTSWGGRFWGRTHCSQDSDGKFSCLTGDCGSGKLECSGNGAAPPATLAEFTLDGAGGLDFFDVSLVDGYNIPMLVVPQGGKGQNCSSTGCVEDLNGLCPSELRIMSSNGRGGIACKSACEAFRQPQYCCSGAYATPATCKPSYYSQVFKRACPRAYSYAYDDKTCTFTCANAADYSITFCPSPNTSQKSSQEATTPGQNTETTTTAMPTSPLVDNTIMYEGFLDESEASPFRVTTYIFGIITVAIWWWCQIF